The following is a genomic window from Oscarella lobularis chromosome 2, ooOscLobu1.1, whole genome shotgun sequence.
AAACGTGCTCCAGTACCTCTTGACTACTCATTGGCACTTCATCCACCACATTATAAACAGCAGGATTTGACTTCGATGGATTATTCATCGAAGCGATGACCACACTCACAATATCATCAACGTGAATCCGATTGAAAACGTGACCAGGTTTAGATATTCTGTTCTTCGTCCGACCCGATTCTACGGAATCCAAGAAACTCCTCCCCTCGCCATATATGCTTCCCAGGCGAAACACGTGCACCGGGACATTTTTCTCGACGCCCAACTCGATCCACTTCTGTTCAACGGCAACTCGGCGTCGACCTCGATTCCCGGACGGACGAAGCGGCGAGGATTCGTCCACCCAAGCTCCGTCGGCGTTTCCATACACGGAAGTTGCCGACAAATAGCCGATCCACTGTAAATTGGGCGCGGCGAGTAGAGCGTCGCGATGCGAGGCGAGAACGGGAtcgcttccgtcgtcgagcggACCGATGGTTGTCAGGAGGTGAGTGACGTCTTTGAGACGAGGCTCGATGTCGCGCAAGGGTgtcgtcggcgcgtcgaATACGTGCGTTTCTATGGGCAGTTCGTCTGCACGTTCTGGTGACCTGCACGTTCCtgcaattgacgtcacgtgctcTGAAAAGTGCTTGGCGATGCGAATACCGCAGTATCCCAGTCCAAAAATGAATACACGCATTACAGTATCccagaaagaaaagcacgTCCCGGATAGGTCTACGCCCCACTTGGATCAGAATGAGTACCTCTCCGGCCAAGCGAATTGTTCCTGTTTACGATAAAGCGGTAGTCGCTCTTAGTACGCTTCTTATTGGAGGAAGCTTTGTCGACCGGCTCGTGGCAAAGAGCCTGCTGCTACCTATTGATCTTGAGAATGATCTCCGCCGTCAAATCGCAAACAAGAGGCCTGATGAAGCCGCTAGGCAGATCCTGAACATACTAAGAAAAGGGACAGATGAGAAGATGTTAACGTTTTTGGATGTTCTGAAGCAATTTGACGGTGGGCATGAACTCTTGAAACTGTTGGGCGAAGAAGTGTCACCGTTGCCAGAAACTGAGTCGGCGCCATTTGAAAAGAGAGGTGAGatcgaaaaagcgaaaacgtgGCTAATAAATTTGTACATGTATGTCTGCAACAGAGAAAGCCTCGGAATCAACAGCGCTGGGGGTAGTGCTAAAATTTATCAGAGGCTTCCAATTTTGATGGTTGACAACCGAGTTTAGGAAGATCCGGTCTCGCGTTCAGGAGACGACTACACGGCACAAGCAATCGCTGTGACGTCTCATTTATCTGATCGTAATGTCATCAAATCAAATACCTTTTTGCTCATCTTTGTCGTAGGTACATCTTTTTTTGAGAATCGAATAGTTGAGGAGAAACACATTAACGCTTTGAAAAGGTCAATAGTTGAAAACGATGATGAATTAGTTGAACTGGCCATGGCGTTCGGCTGGAGGCATTCTGAAGGACGTCAATTTTGCATGGATTGCAAAGAAATGAGGCTTCATATGAAGTTTTTCCTTTTGGTGAAAAAGTGGACCTATAAACTAGGCGACACGGCCACAATAGGAAAGCTGATCAGCGCTCTAGATGACATTgaaaaaggaggagaagcaaaaagaattttGCTGTCAATAGTGCACTAGTAATCGATTGTGCATGTTCGTTCCCGTTGTACAACATGTAATGTCGCCTTAGTATGATATGAGTCATAGTTTGATTTACACCTTATCCGGGTCGGAGCACTCTCGACGCTTGCCTTTCTCCAGATCCTTTCTCctcgttttccttcgttctctGCTCGGAAACGAAAATTGCCACAAAGCGTTTTGGTGCCAGGTTAGATAATCTGTACTTCGCACGCACGACACAGAGCTACGATGAGTACCTCTCCGGCCGAACGCATTGTTCCTGTTTACGTCGAAGCGGTAATCGCTCTTAGCAACCTTCTTGATGGAGGAGGAAGCTTTGTTGACTGGCTCGTGCCAAAGAAGCTAGTGCCAACTGATCTTGAGAATGATCTGCGCCGTCAAATCGCAGACAAGAGGCCTGATGAAGCTGCTAGGCAGATTCTGAACATGCTAAGAAAGGCGACAGATGAAAAGATGTCAGCGTTTTTGGACGTTCTGAAGCAATTTAGCGGCGGGCATGAGCTGTTGAAACTATTGGGCGAAGAAGTCTCGCCGTTGCCAGAAGCTGAGTCGGCGCCATTTGAAAAGAGAGGTGAGATCGAAAGGCGAAAGCGTGGCTAATTTGTACACGTATGTTTTTATGCAGTCATGTCCACTGCCGTTTCTCCGTCTACAACAAAGAGAGCCTCGGAATCGACAGCGCTGAGGGTAGCGCTAGATTCATCAGAAGATGTCGGTTCTGTTTTTCAGCAGAGTTCAGTCGGTCAAAGCCTTCTAGGTGTCATCTCCACAAGTGAACCTCTGTCTGCTGAAGTGGCGCTAAAGCCATCTGCAACCAAAGACGTTTGGGTTTTTATTGATGATAGCAAGAGGCTGAAGAAAACgtacaaaaaacaaaaacggcAATTAATAGATTGCGTACGTCTCATCGTGGAGCTGATTCAGAAGCAACATGTTAACGTCATTGCTATTTTTGTGCCAAATTTGAAGTATGCGGAGAAACCTATGACCACAAGTGTTTTTGTGGAAAAGTCCTGTTCTGTATTGCTGCGTTTGCCTAAGACAACTGTTGAGTCATTTAAGactgaaaaagagaacttTTATCAATATATTACTCGTCTGATGAAGGTGACGTGTGATCAGATCGTCATCACTGAAGGAAGCTGCAACGTCAACTTTACAGTACCGGGAGAAGGCCTGATTCAGCTGATTTGCAGCCTGTCAAATCCCAACAACTTCACGTATCTACTTGAATTGGACAGCCTGGCCGAAATTCAAATACCTGGTCTTGAACCATTTCCGCTGGCTCTTCTAGCAAGGACGAAATATTCTGTACCAGAACAAATTGGTAGGTCACTgcaattattttcttttcaaacgATGATGTGTCTTTAGGCATAGGCGACTGCCAACCAGAAGTCACTCCTGCGTTCTTAGATCGCCTGTATACCTCCGGTGCAATAAGTAGTTCAGAGTACGACTATGCTGTAGCTTGTGCTTCCTATTGTCAGTGGCGAAAGTATATTCAAAAATTGCTCAGACGACGCCCAAGCAGAGACAGTTGCATGGCAGCAGACTATCATGTGGCTGTTGAATTGGCTATTTGCATTCACGAAGGATTTCGTCGAGACCTTACTGTGGGACTAATGAAATGGCTACAAATTTCGGAAAACAGAATTGAAATTGTGAGCCGTTTTAGCCGTTTTTTTAGAGCAAAAAGAGTACTAGTTATCAAGGATTTCATGCTAGTACAAACTCTGGTTGTATCAAAGCAGGGCCCTGATCAACTGACAGATCTTAATTGCGTACGAAGAACGTTAGAGCAGTTTTTGCCTGCGAAAGTATGGCTGCCAGAAGATGGTTTCAAAACGGGCACATTGCTTCTTCAAATGACTGGAAAAGATGCACTGAACTTGTTGCTATCTATTCTTAATCCTTTGTCAAGTCAATACTTGGCAAAAGCGTTGTCAAAGCGCCTGGCTGGAGATGCGACATCGTTGGAGTTTGTCTTTGGAGATTTGCCTGTTTTGACAATTAAAGTTTCATCGGAGCAGAAAAGAGCGAAGTATAAGGCTGCTGTTAATCACGCGCTCCCAGCATTGGACGATGAAACTAAAAGCAGGGTAAGACTAGTACACGTAGTTGCACAAATGATATGTGTTTCTAAGGTGCTTTTGGCTGTTAATGATATTCTTGCCTTGCCGGGCAAGGAGCAGTTCAAGTGTCTCTGCGATCCTATGATACCGAACATCGAGTACGTTCTTCAGAGCTTACTTAGAGCGTTTTCTGACAATCAGCAGTGGAAAGACGAGTGCTTGCTTTATGCTACAGAGAAAGAGGAGCTCTATTTTGCTAACCAACTACTTGCTGCGGGAGCGAAGCGAACAGAACATTGCTTACGTATAGCAGCGCGAAATAGAGAATACTTTATGCCTCACAGACTCCTCCAATTGCATCAGGAAACCAAGAAAGTCACGCTGCGCGGCAGCTACTTTCAGCTTGAGTCTAATCTCACGGAACGTTCTATAAATTTGCTAGAAGCTCAAGAAAGAATTAATACTTTACGCTCAGCTTTGGAGGCATGTAAGATGAGAAGGAGAAGCGCAACAACTTGCTTCTCGCAGCTGGACGAATCGGAGAAGTATATTCAGGAGACCAACAGCAAAGTATTCTGCTTAAAATTTTCAtgttatttaattgaatacTAATATTCACAGATAAAATGTTTACCTGAGAAAATGATGTACTCACAGACAATACCAAACCTGGTGCCGGTGCGAAATATCAGAACCAGTGAGTTACTGGCAAGGCTGCAACAGATACGGGTAAGTCcgcttaattaataccaTTCCTGCAATACGCAGCATATCTTGCATGCAGCCGCTGAGAGCAAAATCGACGTTAAAAGTACTTTTAAAAGCGACAGAAGCAACGCTGCAAAAGGTAAGATGCGCATTTAGGAAAAGtctcctctcttctctcctcaCCTCACCTAATGTTTGCTTCGTGCATGCATGTGGGACAGATAACGAAAATGTGTGCAAAAAGGGAGTGGTCCACAGAAATTCAGAAGTACTACAACTTCTTAGTTGAGAAGGGAGAAAGTCATGATAAAGTCCGAATGCATTTGTTGAAACTTGTTGTCTGCTTAAAGCAAATGTTTTAGGACGAAAAGATTCCTCAGTATGAGTATGCAATGGGAGAGCGAAGGAAGACATTACGAGACGCTTTGGTAAGAGCACgattctttaattaattgatgtcGTTTTTAAATTCGTGTTTAGAACAAGAGCAAGTATTCAAAATTGCTCGAATTGGGAATAACAAAGCCTTCAAAAATTAAAGTATGTCTAATCGGCAATAAAGGAGTAGGAAAGACGACCTTAACAAAGTCGTTACAACGCATGCAAGCGAAAGGttcagagagaaaaattcgcgTTAACTAGTCCACAAATCCGGATCTTTTTACAGCTGGCGAAGTGGTATTTTGCGATTTCTCGGGTCACTCAAATTTTCACAAAGCGCACAGTCTTTTCTTGTCGGAGTCAAACACGCTCtatcttctcgtcgttgaCTTAACCGAATCAGAAAAAGAGATACAATTCTGGTCATCGTACTGGCTGTCTCTAACGAAATGTAGCATCGGATCCTCAAGCAAAAATAATGTAATATTAATTGGAAGCAGAGGAGACAAGACAGATGGTCGATACTTGATGAAACGCCTCCTTAATTCATTGAAGGCTAAATTTTCAAACTGTTTCAGCCTGTATAAAAGAACGTTTGCTCTGGACTGTCGTGAGAGCAAATCAAAGACGATGCAGAATCTCCGGGAACACATTGGTCgattgaaagagaaatgcATTGAGGTTTGATAGGCGTGAGGCTTACGTGAGTTACGGCAGAGTTTATACTTAGAGTGCAATGAACGTTCCTAAAATTGCTGAAGAAGTGCAGTCGTCGTTACTTCCTGAATTGCGTGACATTGTAGTGGACTCATCAGATCCTTTGATTGCCCTGAAAAACGCGAATCGTCTTCCTCACTTTATTGAGTGCGTTCATTGTCATGCCGCTCTTACAGTGGTATTTCTAATCTTGTAAACCTAGAGttaaaaaagacgaaaagaaaacgtttttggaAGTCGTTGAAGAACATGAAATACTGAACGAGTTGGACCTTTCCAGAGAAGCGGTACACTGTATTTATTCACGTAATTGTCAGACTGCAACATATTGATGCGTACTTTACTCTAGATAAAAGCAACAAGCTGTCATCTCCTTCTTCAAACAAActtcttttgtcttcttaTTGATTGGAATATTTTCAGAGGTCTACCAAAGGACACACTGATTTCCCTCGTTCAGTTCCTAGATGAGATGGGAGAGGTGAgttatttgttttttctacGACTCCTTTTACGTCTATGCTTTATAGATTATTGCACTTGACAAGTACGTCATCTTGAACCCGTCTTGGCTGCGCCACAATGTTATTGGTCCTCTCATGTCGTCTAATGACTTCCCTATTTACATGAAAGGTATGGACAACCTGAACGGATCAATGAGCCTTGATCAAATCAATGATGCACTTCAACAATTTAACGTGAAACAGCACATTTCAATTGAAGAAATAATGAAAATACTTTGCGCACTTGAATTGTGTTATCCAGTGCTAGACAAAGAGAACGTATTCCAATTCCCAGCTCTTATAGAGGAAAGACGCCGAGACGTTATGTGGGAAGTGAAAAAGAACATGGTTGTACATCGTCGCCTTCAATGCAGAGACAGTACTGACATAATCGCTCCAGGAAcgattccttttcttcagaCGCGATCGGTTGTGTCTCTCGATCCATGTCCAATGATCTGGAAAGATGGAATGGTTTTGCAGAAGCGACTGACTAATTTCAAAATCGAAGGACTTATCGAATTGCAAGAAGGAACCAAGATTGACATATTTGCGCGCGGTCCCGTTCACTCGGAAAAGGAGTGTTTGGAAtttatgaaagaaatggtttcgatgacgatgaaagTCTTGGACGAAAGAAGTCCGGGCACGATACTAGGTTTGGACACGCCACTAGGCGATGTAGATCTAAGAAGAGATCGGGACACGGACGTTTACATATGCCACGGGCGCGCGGACACGCAGGCGGCGTCCGATCTCTACCACGCCCTGAAAAAAGATCACCCGGGCATCAAGGTGTTCTACGGCTACGACAAGGAATCGATCGTCTGGGGACAGTCaacgatcgcgtcgattcaaACGAatctcgccgccgcgcgtctcgccgtcgttctcgtttcgAACGAGTCGCTTCGTTCGTTCGATCATCGGCTCGAGTTTGATTCGCTGCTCGATCGGCAGCGAAGCGAGGAGAAGGAATTCATTCGCCCCGTACCCGTACTTAtcggtcgcgtcgacgcgaaacgcTTCAAGGCGACGATGCCGTTCATCGCCACGCTTCGTTcgctcgaaatcgacgatgaTGCGACCGGTTCGAAGCGGTTCGAAGCGCTGTGCGGACACCTCATAAGTCAACTGACAGGTTTGTTTTTCGTGGGGGGTGGGGGAAGCATGACCTTCCTGTTTGTTATCTAGATGAACCGGAATTTCGGCAACGCTCGCTCAGCATGGATCGCAGCAACGTGCCGCTCCTTCCTACGCTCTGCGATCGCAATCGAATCTCGTTCGATTTGATCGAATGGctcgagacgaaaacgcgaggaaTGCGAGTCGCGGGCGCGAGAAACGCCGCCTATTCGGCTCCTCTCGCTTTTCTCTACGGTCTTCCCGGCATCGGaaagagcgtcgtcgccaaggCATTCGGCCACATGGCGTACGATCGCAATTGGCGCGTCGTCTACGGAGACGCGACCGATTGCGAATCGGCGCATGCGCTCGGcgaacgaatcgtcgacgctctcggCCTCGATCTCTCGTCGGTTTCTCCGCAACGCGCTCTGGTCAAAGCGtctcgcgacggcgaacgagTCGCGCTCATACTCGACGGATGCGATCGACTAAtcgagacgaagacgagcgaattcgtcgactttctcgCCGACGCGCTCCAAGCGCGACGAATAATTCTCAAAATTCTCGTGacgtcgcgaacgcgacTCTAtcagaatcgattcgacgacgtcgttttcgacgtcggtCCGCTCGAGGCGAGCGACGCGGCGCAATTTCTCGAGCGGCAGATTCGGTCGGAAATTCGCGCGAGTCAAGCCGATAGTCTAGCGAAATATTCGTGCGGTCATCCCATGCTTCTCGATCATTTCGTCGAGCTCGTCAATTCCcacgtgacgtcggcgaTGAAACTCGttcgaaaaatcgccatgatgagaaagaaaaattcggTTTGGCTCGCGCTCGAGCAGTTTCTCACGAAGCCCGTAGCGCAGCGAGATCGAGTCGATTATTTGTTTTGGGATTGCTTGCAGCGCGCTCtaggcggcgacgacgacgacgagagaattGCCATAGCAACGGGTCTTTCCGTCTTTCCGGGCGACTTTAGCGCGAACGCTGTCAAGGCGGTTCTCAGCGACGAGAGAATAGTCAGTTTTATGGCTGATCAAAGTCTTCTGCAGCGACTGGGCAATGACCGATTCCAACTGAATCCCCTACTCAAATCGTATCTTAGTCACTTGGCAAAGACTCGATATACTGACCACTATCACGAAACGAAAATTGGCTATTATATGCACTACATCAAGAGGTTGAAGCAATTGAGTGGTCAGTTTTTCGAATGCGCTGAACAAGCGCTGAACAAATATGACATTGATGAACACAACTACAAGAGCGTGTTCGTCTGCTCGCCCGTACCAGGTGTCTTACACGAGTCCTATATGGACGCCATACTTCGTCTGAAATACTTTCTGAAATTTCGACTCACCTACGACGAATTAATTACCTTGTATAAGAAGTGCATTGATCTGGCCTTCGGAAGAAAGCAGGCGACCGTGAAAGCTCAACTTCACATTCTATTGGCCGATGCCTACGTTCGTGTAGgacgcgccgacgacgcaatCGAAGAATTGGACGAGCCGAAAAGGGTCTTCAAGGATAGTGCGGAGGACGCGCATACACTCGCCTTGGCGTCGTGCTACGCCACACTGGGAAACGCTCATCGATCCAAGGGCAATCTCGTCGTTGCGCTCGTGAATCTTCAGAAGGCGAAAGAACTTCACGATCAAAATCCGCAGTTGGATAACGAGTGTCGCGTGTCTGTACTGCAGGCATTGGGCGCCACGTACGCGCATTTGAAATTTCGTGTGGAGGCGTTGGACTACTACGAAAAGGCTCGACTCATCTGTAAACTACGTCTAGGGCAGCGCAGTCAAGACGATTCGAACTTTCGTCGATCAAACCTACAGAGCCTCGTTCACGGAATTCACCCGTACGCGGTTGAAATAGAGATGAGCATCGCCGAATTGAAGGGTCTGTCTGGACAGTACGAATCCGCTATGAATCACTTGAATGAAGTCAAACGGATGCAGGAGAGACTCAAGGTggaaatcgtcgcgccgtTTTTGGTGAGCTACACAGAGGGAGTCTTATTGTACTTGACCGGTGAAAAGGAAGCGGGTGTTCGTCACATGGAGAAGGCGCTGGCCGTCTCGTCCGGTTTCATACGTTTTTTTATTGGTTTCACTTTGGGAAAGCTGCATTACAACCAAAGGCAATTCGTCCCCGCACTCGAGAAGTTTGAGATAGCAACGGATGTGGCAGACGCGCTTAACTGTACCGACGGTGTCTACGTCGAATTGCTGGCGTACCGTCGCATCGCGGCGAGAGTCGCTGGGATGGAGGATAAAGCGTCTCGTTTTGAGGAGCGTCTGCGAAGCGTACGTTTTAGCCCGACAGTTTCGGAACAGATGTTGTCTCCAGTATTGAACGTCGGCGCTGGATCAGGTGTAGTCCCTAAAGCGAACGAGGTCTC
Proteins encoded in this region:
- the LOC136200238 gene encoding uncharacterized protein, producing the protein MSTSPAERIVPVYVEAVIALSNLLDGGGSFVDWLVPKKLVPTDLENDLRRQIADKRPDEAARQILNMLRKATDEKMSAFLDVLKQFSGGHELLKLLGEEVSPLPEAESAPFEKRVMSTAVSPSTTKRASESTALRVALDSSEDVGSVFQQSSVGQSLLGVISTSEPLSAEVALKPSATKDVWVFIDDSKRLKKTYKKQKRQLIDCVRLIVELIQKQHVNVIAIFVPNLKYAEKPMTTSVFVEKSCSVLLRLPKTTVESFKTEKENFYQYITRLMKVTCDQIVITEGSCNVNFTVPGEGLIQLICSLSNPNNFTYLLELDSLAEIQIPGLEPFPLALLARTKYSVPEQIGIGDCQPEVTPAFLDRLYTSGAISSSEYDYAVACASYCQWRKYIQKLLRRRPSRDSCMAADYHVAVELAICIHEGFRRDLTVGLMKWLQISENRIEIVSRFSRFFRAKRVLVIKDFMLVQTLVVSKQGPDQLTDLNCVRRTLEQFLPAKVWLPEDGFKTGTLLLQMTGKDALNLLLSILNPLSSQYLAKALSKRLAGDATSLEFVFGDLPVLTIKVSSEQKRAKYKAAVNHALPALDDETKSRVLLAVNDILALPGKEQFKCLCDPMIPNIEYVLQSLLRAFSDNQQWKDECLLYATEKEELYFANQLLAAGAKRTEHCLRIAARNREYFMPHRLLQLHQETKKVTLRGSYFQLESNLTERSINLLEAQERINTLRSALEACKMRRRSATTCFSQLDESEKYIQETNSKIKCLPEKMMYSQTIPNLVPVRNIRTSELLARLQQIRPLRAKSTLKVLLKATEATLQKITKMCAKREWSTEIQKYYNFLVEKGESHDKDEKIPQYEYAMGERRKTLRDALNKSKYSKLLELGITKPSKIKVCLIGNKGVGKTTLTKSLQRMQAKAGEVVFCDFSGHSNFHKAHSLFLSESNTLYLLVVDLTESEKEIQFWSSYWLSLTKCSIGSSSKNNVILIGSRGDKTDGRYLMKRLLNSLKAKFSNCFSLYKRTFALDCRESKSKTMQNLREHIGRLKEKCIESAMNVPKIAEEVQSSLLPELRDIVVDSSDPLIALKNANRLPHFIEVKKDEKKTFLEVVEEHEILNELDLSREAIKATSCHLLLQTNFFCLLIDWNIFRGLPKDTLISLVQFLDEMGEIIALDKYVILNPSWLRHNVIGPLMSSNDFPIYMKGMDNLNGSMSLDQINDALQQFNVKQHISIEEIMKILCALELCYPVLDKENVFQFPALIEERRRDVMWEVKKNMVVHRRLQCRDSTDIIAPGTIPFLQTRSVVSLDPCPMIWKDGMVLQKRLTNFKIEGLIELQEGTKIDIFARGPVHSEKECLEFMKEMVSMTMKVLDERSPGTILGLDTPLGDVDLRRDRDTDVYICHGRADTQAASDLYHALKKDHPGIKVFYGYDKESIVWGQSTIASIQTNLAAARLAVVLVSNESLRSFDHRLEFDSLLDRQRSEEKEFIRPVPVLIGRVDAKRFKATMPFIATLRSLEIDDDATGSKRFEALCGHLISQLTDEPEFRQRSLSMDRSNVPLLPTLCDRNRISFDLIEWLETKTRGMRVAGARNAAYSAPLAFLYGLPGIGKSVVAKAFGHMAYDRNWRVVYGDATDCESAHALGERIVDALGLDLSSVSPQRALVKASRDGERVALILDGCDRLIETKTSEFVDFLADALQARRIILKILVTSRTRLYQNRFDDVVFDVGPLEASDAAQFLERQIRSEIRASQADSLAKYSCGHPMLLDHFVELVNSHVTSAMKLVRKIAMMRKKNSVWLALEQFLTKPVAQRDRVDYLFWDCLQRALGGDDDDERIAIATGLSVFPGDFSANAVKAVLSDERIVSFMADQSLLQRLGNDRFQLNPLLKSYLSHLAKTRYTDHYHETKIGYYMHYIKRLKQLSGQFFECAEQALNKYDIDEHNYKSVFVCSPVPGVLHESYMDAILRLKYFLKFRLTYDELITLYKKCIDLAFGRKQATVKAQLHILLADAYVRVGRADDAIEELDEPKRVFKDSAEDAHTLALASCYATLGNAHRSKGNLVVALVNLQKAKELHDQNPQLDNECRVSVLQALGATYAHLKFRVEALDYYEKARLICKLRLGQRSQDDSNFRRSNLQSLVHGIHPYAVEIEMSIAELKGLSGQYESAMNHLNEVKRMQERLKVEIVAPFLVSYTEGVLLYLTGEKEAGVRHMEKALAVSSGFIRFFIGFTLGKLHYNQRQFVPALEKFEIATDVADALNCTDGVYVELLAYRRIAARVAGMEDKASRFEERLRSVRFSPTVSEQMLSPVLNVGAGSGVVPKANEVSLFYNEFCCRYRCLVRACYYSAKSPDLGRCRFPLSVTLDQTATVSSVDLPTPSAEPTTDFTKSINWTSFSQSRIAEASDDDDDDDDFPKTDHDDDDFRKTDHDDFRKTDRFRRWSVSVPVDHISFSIDSAPENRISRPRSSTK